From Paenibacillus sp. V4I7, one genomic window encodes:
- a CDS encoding carbohydrate ABC transporter permease encodes MKPSKIFYVLLASLLGIIFILPMLWMFSNSFKTDAEVMAPVFHLLPQKFTWDNFHTIFVGGDVEVPIFRWIFNSFFVGFAATVLVLLLDTMAAYALTKLDIPFKKTLFALFIGSLMVPGIISFLPQYLSFSNLNLINTYYVLILPYSGGALGVFLLIQFFQSFPHEIIEAARIDGANKWYVFTSVLLPSSVSIVTTLAIFTFMNVFNDYVWPFFTVTDLEMRTLTAGVAVMATGSFTASYGKLMALATLSTIPTLIIFLIGQKQFIQSITATGVKQ; translated from the coding sequence ATGAAACCTTCGAAGATTTTTTATGTGCTGTTGGCTTCGCTGCTAGGTATCATTTTTATCCTTCCGATGCTATGGATGTTTTCAAATTCATTTAAAACAGATGCTGAAGTGATGGCGCCCGTGTTTCATTTGCTGCCTCAAAAATTTACATGGGATAATTTCCATACGATTTTTGTGGGGGGAGATGTTGAGGTTCCGATCTTTCGCTGGATTTTTAATTCATTCTTTGTAGGCTTTGCCGCGACAGTCCTAGTTCTATTGCTAGATACCATGGCTGCTTATGCATTAACTAAGCTGGACATTCCTTTCAAAAAAACATTGTTTGCTTTATTCATAGGCTCATTAATGGTTCCAGGGATTATTTCATTCCTGCCTCAATATTTGAGTTTCAGTAATTTGAATTTGATCAATACGTATTATGTACTCATATTGCCGTATTCCGGTGGGGCTCTCGGTGTATTTTTGTTAATTCAATTTTTCCAATCCTTTCCACATGAAATTATTGAAGCTGCGAGAATCGACGGGGCTAATAAATGGTACGTTTTCACGTCCGTACTGCTGCCTTCTTCTGTTTCAATTGTTACAACGCTCGCTATTTTCACATTTATGAATGTTTTCAATGATTACGTATGGCCGTTCTTCACGGTTACAGACTTGGAAATGAGAACACTTACGGCGGGAGTTGCCGTTATGGCAACCGGCAGCTTTACGGCTTCCTATGGTAAATTGATGGCTCTAGCCACATTATCAACGATCCCGACACTCATTATATTTTTGATTGGTCAGAAGCAATTCATTCAATCCATTACAGCCACAGGGGTTAAACAGTAA
- a CDS encoding carbohydrate ABC transporter permease, protein MSTTSNWKSKLTSSLFILPYFLAFLAFTLFPIIYGFIISFKQYNLLDPVHPFVGLDNYKQIFTKGTQPNDLFFIGMKATLKFVVFSVPFLVIVGLGFALLLNALPAKLRSLFRSIYFIPYAVSATVMAVIWKRMFDVTGGFINMFIAKLGIREFDPVPWLLDSPFVWFALVIATLWWTIGFNMIIFVNALNGVPEDLYEAAKIDGANGWDRLKSITVPFIRPVIIFVLITSTIASYNVFAQPNLMMGDKVEETKVLLIGILQTAYTAREIGSASAMAILMGLMIMIVSIIQFKVTNRKE, encoded by the coding sequence TTGTCAACAACATCAAATTGGAAATCAAAGCTGACTTCAAGCTTATTCATATTGCCGTATTTTCTAGCCTTTTTAGCGTTTACGCTCTTTCCAATCATTTATGGCTTTATCATTAGTTTCAAGCAATATAATTTACTGGATCCTGTACATCCGTTTGTTGGATTAGATAATTATAAGCAAATTTTTACGAAGGGTACGCAACCTAATGACCTTTTCTTCATTGGGATGAAAGCGACTTTGAAGTTTGTCGTCTTTTCGGTTCCATTTTTAGTTATTGTAGGCTTAGGCTTTGCTTTGCTGCTAAATGCACTTCCCGCAAAACTTCGGTCACTCTTTCGGTCGATTTATTTTATTCCCTATGCGGTTTCGGCAACGGTAATGGCCGTGATTTGGAAGCGAATGTTCGATGTTACCGGCGGATTTATCAATATGTTTATAGCAAAGCTGGGAATTCGTGAGTTTGACCCCGTTCCATGGCTGCTGGATAGCCCCTTCGTATGGTTCGCATTAGTTATTGCTACGCTTTGGTGGACCATTGGCTTCAATATGATTATCTTTGTAAATGCACTGAATGGCGTGCCTGAGGATCTTTATGAAGCAGCAAAAATAGATGGAGCCAATGGCTGGGACAGACTTAAAAGCATCACAGTCCCGTTTATTAGACCCGTAATCATCTTTGTACTAATTACTTCCACCATTGCCTCCTATAACGTCTTCGCCCAGCCCAATTTAATGATGGGGGATAAGGTTGAAGAGACGAAGGTTTTATTAATAGGTATTCTGCAAACGGCTTACACAGCCAGAGAAATTGGTTCTGCTTCTGCCATGGCTATTTTAATGGGATTAATGATTATGATTGTTTCTATTATTCAATTCAAAGTCACAAATAGAAAGGAGTAG
- a CDS encoding ABC transporter substrate-binding protein encodes MVKMKRFQMIGLAGLSMAMVLSGCSSTKTATSSPAAATPAPAASAAATKAPEPAKSAEKVTVNFWTPFSGNDGPFMKKIVDNYNKSQEKYTVKMTIQPNGDYYKLLDTAIATKKGVPDVAIMHLDQTPTYIAKDLLQPLDEVAKSVGVEKSNFPAATVDYSTKDGKWYSIPLDVHPLIMYYNKDLFKAAGITAPPTNRQEFVDAAKKLTDPSKGVWGAAMPTFWIQNFLFPTILFQNGGNFLDDKGNIAYNSPAGVEAVTFMRSLSTMKVSPPTVAQDGDFNLFQQGKSAMHFNGPWSKDAFDKAKINYGVAPVPQLGTVKQAVFGGSHNFVIPKTTTDANVLAGAGDFLKFVSANSIDWAESGQAVASKVVRDSAAFKAMTQQQTEVAKSFDYVQFAPKVLNWGPISDSIWTELANALQGKKDPKAALDDAAAKSTQAMKK; translated from the coding sequence ATGGTTAAGATGAAAAGGTTTCAAATGATTGGTTTAGCTGGGCTATCCATGGCAATGGTGCTATCAGGTTGTTCTTCAACTAAAACGGCGACTTCGTCTCCAGCTGCGGCAACACCAGCACCAGCAGCTTCAGCGGCAGCAACCAAAGCACCTGAACCTGCAAAAAGCGCGGAAAAAGTGACCGTGAACTTCTGGACGCCATTCTCAGGTAATGATGGTCCATTTATGAAAAAAATCGTCGACAATTACAATAAATCACAAGAAAAATATACCGTGAAAATGACGATTCAACCTAATGGAGATTACTATAAGCTGCTTGATACAGCGATCGCAACGAAAAAAGGAGTTCCTGATGTAGCGATCATGCATCTTGACCAAACCCCTACGTATATTGCGAAAGATTTGCTGCAGCCATTGGACGAAGTCGCAAAATCCGTTGGTGTTGAAAAAAGCAACTTCCCAGCTGCAACCGTAGATTACTCAACAAAAGATGGCAAATGGTACAGCATTCCTTTGGACGTTCATCCATTAATTATGTACTACAATAAAGATTTGTTCAAAGCTGCCGGTATTACTGCGCCTCCAACTAATCGTCAAGAATTTGTAGATGCTGCGAAAAAGCTAACCGATCCTTCCAAAGGTGTTTGGGGAGCGGCAATGCCAACTTTCTGGATTCAAAATTTCTTGTTCCCGACCATCCTATTCCAAAATGGCGGAAACTTTTTAGATGATAAAGGGAATATTGCTTACAACTCACCAGCAGGTGTAGAAGCCGTTACATTTATGAGAAGCTTATCGACGATGAAAGTTTCCCCTCCTACTGTGGCGCAAGATGGTGACTTTAACTTGTTCCAACAAGGGAAAAGCGCTATGCACTTCAATGGTCCTTGGTCCAAGGATGCTTTCGATAAAGCCAAGATTAACTATGGTGTTGCACCCGTTCCACAATTAGGAACCGTTAAACAAGCCGTTTTCGGCGGATCACACAACTTCGTGATTCCTAAAACAACGACAGATGCCAATGTTCTTGCAGGTGCAGGTGATTTCTTGAAATTCGTATCTGCCAATTCGATTGATTGGGCAGAGTCCGGTCAAGCGGTTGCTTCCAAAGTCGTACGTGACAGCGCGGCGTTTAAAGCTATGACACAGCAACAAACAGAAGTTGCTAAGTCTTTTGATTATGTTCAATTTGCACCTAAAGTATTAAATTGGGGTCCCATTTCCGACAGTATTTGGACAGAATTAGCGAATGCTTTACAAGGTAAGAAGGATCCGAAAGCTGCGCTTGATGATGCAGCAGCCAAATCTACACAAGCGATGAAAAAGTAA
- a CDS encoding FusB/FusC family EF-G-binding protein, producing the protein MNQPFIRNHQYNDIKKQVNLLQSTCNSVSDRKVVESVRYNAQAKLNEVVPDANGLQKQALGNITLLQTAGEFQHYLRSLEPYLAEFAHVTENQLKKLFPKIKKIKVPDLTAIDYRYVTYLGWTDIATNKLFLVYHLNGKLVGIEGKYTPTNKKGICFVCNRHEEVALFTAVTKWKPASATPDYYRAIGNYLCVNSEACNKNITDVAVLEKFIQGVLIGP; encoded by the coding sequence ATGAATCAACCATTCATTAGAAACCATCAGTATAATGATATCAAGAAGCAGGTCAATCTGCTGCAAAGTACCTGTAACTCCGTTTCCGATCGGAAAGTGGTGGAGTCGGTGCGATATAACGCGCAAGCCAAACTTAACGAGGTGGTTCCGGATGCGAATGGGCTGCAAAAGCAAGCACTGGGGAATATAACGCTGCTGCAAACAGCAGGCGAGTTTCAGCACTATTTGCGTTCCTTGGAGCCTTATTTGGCGGAATTTGCGCACGTGACGGAAAATCAGCTGAAGAAGCTTTTTCCCAAAATAAAAAAAATAAAGGTACCCGATTTAACGGCCATCGACTATCGGTACGTGACGTATCTCGGCTGGACCGATATCGCGACGAATAAATTGTTTCTCGTTTATCATCTGAACGGGAAGCTCGTCGGAATAGAAGGGAAATATACGCCTACGAATAAGAAAGGCATTTGCTTTGTGTGTAATCGGCATGAAGAAGTTGCGTTATTTACGGCGGTGACCAAATGGAAGCCTGCAAGCGCTACGCCTGATTACTACAGAGCAATCGGCAATTACTTGTGTGTGAACAGCGAGGCTTGCAACAAGAATATAACCGATGTTGCCGTGTTGGAGAAATTCATACAGGGCGTGTTGATTGGTCCGTAA
- a CDS encoding MBL fold metallo-hydrolase produces the protein MKVTFLGCGDGFSIEQGHNSALLTFADTNLCIDFPESNHLGLHQFGMKLNQIEHIFITHLHEDHVNGLQKLTLYHRVYPGRMKPKLYVPTGLKDDLWQILRHGLELTTRGKRVFEDYFDVECVDSVFTVAGVKFELVPTLHVPDMLSYGLLCKPYFYFSGDTRLDENYIRSIADEVQTIYHECHMQDDQLPSHTSLKELLTLPESIQMKMILMHYVDDYLEPKLREKFHQVYKFRLAEPLLGYM, from the coding sequence ATGAAAGTAACATTTCTGGGTTGTGGAGACGGTTTTAGTATTGAGCAAGGGCATAATAGTGCTCTTCTTACCTTTGCAGATACGAATTTATGTATAGATTTCCCTGAGTCTAATCACCTTGGGCTGCATCAATTTGGAATGAAGCTCAATCAGATTGAGCATATTTTTATCACTCATCTGCATGAGGATCACGTGAATGGCTTGCAGAAACTCACTTTGTATCACCGGGTGTATCCGGGCAGAATGAAGCCGAAGCTTTATGTACCTACCGGTTTAAAAGACGATTTATGGCAAATTTTGCGCCACGGATTGGAGTTGACAACGCGGGGAAAACGCGTGTTTGAGGACTATTTTGACGTTGAATGTGTGGATAGTGTGTTTACGGTTGCGGGTGTGAAATTCGAACTTGTCCCTACGTTGCATGTGCCGGACATGCTTAGTTACGGTCTTCTGTGCAAGCCGTACTTTTACTTTAGCGGGGATACTAGATTGGATGAAAACTACATTCGGAGTATCGCCGATGAAGTACAAACCATTTATCACGAATGTCATATGCAGGATGATCAGCTGCCGTCGCATACGTCACTCAAAGAACTACTGACGCTGCCGGAATCCATTCAAATGAAGATGATTCTTATGCATTACGTGGATGATTATTTGGAACCGAAGCTAAGGGAGAAGTTTCATCAGGTGTATAAGTTTCGGTTGGCTGAGCCTTTGCTTGGGTATATGTAG
- a CDS encoding sensor histidine kinase — MNKLHKPKPKIHLRSSIFILMISLIIVLLTDSVFYYYTKRMLTSELETKLQLIADNVAISIKHSKTGEKYVENLIGQNLRTASLAAQYRLDPDIEKVTNEELIVLSKELMVDHITLMKRSGDDIIGYKSSEPKEINMSTKSWSRDWFQAFNQLLDTKATNVQSGQALPHYWSGPMNTSISNPQSVDKWGYYYDGRTNYILDPYVHDTFFRDYQRETGVDAVINEMIHGYTNHGVKEIAVYNPPFFLKQQEQNIKEGYTWFTDREILFGSYTMKDNRDQEMVQDVMQSKQTKELITRIDGKTYLKMFIPLQFDSPVVIGLTADYETVQKSIQQQQVNLLILIGSTALIAFILVILSIRFINRNREATAESIQEVYVDHIGSLFRSMKEQRHDFNNHVATIHSLVHLKEYTELDRYTTEIIGETTALNDIIQINVPALCAIVQSKVIQAVERKITFIHEVGNLNQINLGAVKATDLVRIISNLIDNAFDAVTVSKKAEDKEVRLIGILEGNVLTFKVINNGEPIPNDRLESIFEPGFSTKQESGLHAGLGLSIVKKLVDKYDGTVHVSSSEAETSFTISIVV, encoded by the coding sequence ATGAACAAACTACATAAACCGAAGCCAAAAATTCACCTGCGCTCTTCCATCTTTATCCTAATGATTTCCTTAATTATTGTACTACTTACGGATAGCGTATTCTACTATTATACGAAGAGAATGCTAACATCTGAGCTTGAAACCAAGCTGCAGCTTATCGCCGATAACGTCGCCATCTCGATTAAACATTCCAAAACGGGAGAGAAATATGTTGAAAACCTAATCGGTCAAAATCTGCGTACAGCCTCTTTAGCAGCACAATACCGACTCGATCCCGACATTGAGAAAGTAACTAATGAAGAGCTTATTGTTCTCAGTAAGGAGTTAATGGTCGATCATATTACGCTAATGAAACGAAGCGGTGATGATATTATTGGCTATAAATCCTCTGAGCCAAAGGAAATTAACATGAGCACCAAATCCTGGTCCAGAGATTGGTTTCAAGCGTTCAATCAGCTTCTAGACACCAAAGCAACGAATGTACAAAGCGGTCAAGCGCTGCCTCATTATTGGTCAGGACCCATGAATACGTCCATTTCGAACCCTCAGTCTGTTGACAAATGGGGCTATTATTACGATGGTCGCACGAATTATATTCTCGATCCCTACGTGCATGATACGTTCTTCCGAGATTATCAACGGGAAACAGGTGTCGATGCTGTTATTAATGAAATGATTCATGGCTATACCAACCATGGCGTCAAAGAAATTGCCGTTTACAATCCCCCTTTCTTCCTGAAACAACAGGAACAGAATATTAAGGAAGGCTATACCTGGTTCACAGATCGGGAAATATTGTTCGGATCCTATACGATGAAAGATAATCGGGATCAAGAAATGGTTCAAGACGTCATGCAATCGAAGCAAACAAAGGAACTTATTACTAGGATCGACGGAAAAACTTATCTCAAAATGTTCATCCCGCTCCAATTTGATTCTCCAGTCGTTATCGGTCTGACGGCCGATTATGAAACCGTACAAAAATCAATTCAACAACAGCAAGTGAACCTGCTCATTCTAATCGGATCAACTGCACTAATCGCATTCATCCTAGTTATTCTAAGCATTCGCTTCATCAATCGGAATCGTGAAGCGACCGCGGAAAGTATCCAAGAAGTATACGTTGATCATATCGGCTCACTGTTCCGCTCCATGAAAGAGCAGCGCCATGATTTCAATAATCATGTGGCTACGATACATTCCCTCGTTCATTTGAAAGAATATACGGAATTAGATCGTTACACTACCGAGATTATTGGTGAAACGACCGCTTTGAATGACATTATTCAAATTAACGTGCCCGCATTATGCGCGATTGTACAATCTAAGGTTATACAAGCCGTTGAGCGCAAAATTACATTCATTCATGAAGTCGGTAATTTAAATCAGATCAACCTTGGAGCTGTCAAAGCGACAGATTTGGTTCGAATCATCAGCAATTTAATCGATAACGCGTTTGATGCTGTTACTGTTTCCAAAAAGGCAGAGGATAAAGAAGTTCGTTTAATAGGCATTTTGGAAGGCAATGTGCTAACATTCAAGGTCATCAATAACGGAGAACCGATCCCCAATGATCGTCTAGAAAGCATATTTGAGCCTGGCTTCTCTACGAAACAAGAATCCGGACTCCACGCCGGTTTAGGTTTGAGCATTGTCAAAAAACTAGTGGACAAATATGACGGAACCGTTCATGTCAGCAGCTCAGAAGCCGAAACCAGTTTTACAATTTCCATTGTTGTATAA
- a CDS encoding NAD(P)/FAD-dependent oxidoreductase: protein MKTYDFIVVGAGPAGIFACYEMTLLHPSAKVLLVDKGHDIYHRSCPILESKIKLCPPPAGKKDFSGCLPACSITAGFGGAGAYSDGKFNITTEFGGWMTDYLAPTKVIDLIRYVDSINLQHGATENMTDPTTEAVKDIEQRSYAAGLKLLRAQVRHLGTEQNLMILKSIYEHLKTRIDMQFKAEVEDILTFKREDKHVIQGIRMKDGTEIHSNQVMLAPGRDGSAWLTQVLKKRRLKMYNNQVDVGVRVETSDVVMREINEHLYEGKFIYNTSVGTRVRTFCSNPSGHVVVENHSGVMAANGHSYKDPALGSSNTNFALLVSHKFTEPFDKPNEYAREICKHANDLSSGGVIVQKFGDITRGRRSTADRIREGFLEPTLSEAVPGDLGLVLPYNTMKSLIEMIHALEKVTPGIASEHTLFYGVEAKFYSARPKLNESFETEIQGLFCGGDGAGITRGLAQAGAAGVWVARNVVGRIK from the coding sequence ATGAAAACATATGATTTTATCGTTGTTGGTGCAGGACCTGCCGGTATTTTTGCCTGTTATGAAATGACATTGCTTCACCCTAGCGCTAAAGTATTGCTCGTGGACAAAGGCCATGATATATACCATCGCAGTTGTCCGATCCTGGAAAGTAAAATCAAACTGTGTCCTCCCCCAGCAGGCAAAAAGGACTTCTCTGGCTGTCTTCCTGCCTGTTCAATCACGGCTGGCTTCGGCGGCGCGGGCGCTTATAGCGACGGCAAATTCAACATCACCACCGAATTCGGCGGCTGGATGACAGATTATTTGGCACCAACCAAAGTGATCGATCTGATTCGCTATGTGGATAGCATTAATCTACAGCATGGTGCAACCGAGAATATGACGGACCCTACGACTGAAGCTGTAAAAGATATTGAACAGCGCTCCTATGCTGCAGGCTTAAAGCTGCTTCGCGCTCAGGTTAGACATCTGGGAACCGAGCAAAATTTGATGATTTTGAAATCTATCTATGAACATTTGAAAACACGCATCGATATGCAGTTCAAAGCTGAAGTTGAAGATATCCTAACTTTCAAAAGGGAAGACAAGCATGTCATCCAAGGCATTCGGATGAAGGATGGTACTGAAATTCATAGTAATCAAGTGATGTTAGCGCCAGGTAGAGACGGCTCTGCATGGTTAACGCAAGTACTCAAAAAGCGCAGACTCAAAATGTATAACAATCAAGTCGACGTAGGCGTCCGCGTAGAAACGTCGGATGTCGTTATGCGCGAAATCAACGAACATCTTTATGAAGGTAAGTTTATTTATAATACATCGGTGGGTACACGAGTACGTACATTCTGTAGCAATCCATCCGGTCATGTTGTGGTCGAGAATCACAGCGGCGTCATGGCAGCGAACGGCCACTCTTACAAGGATCCAGCCCTAGGTTCCAGTAATACGAACTTCGCCCTGCTCGTTTCTCATAAATTCACTGAGCCTTTCGATAAGCCGAATGAATATGCGAGGGAAATATGTAAACATGCGAATGACTTATCCAGCGGCGGCGTTATCGTGCAGAAATTTGGGGACATCACTCGCGGACGCAGGTCAACGGCTGATCGGATTCGCGAAGGCTTCCTTGAGCCGACTTTATCGGAAGCTGTTCCTGGAGATCTAGGACTTGTGCTTCCTTACAATACCATGAAAAGTTTAATTGAAATGATTCATGCACTTGAAAAGGTAACGCCAGGTATAGCTTCTGAGCATACTCTTTTCTATGGAGTTGAAGCGAAATTCTATTCCGCGCGTCCTAAACTTAATGAAAGTTTTGAAACCGAGATACAAGGCTTGTTCTGTGGTGGTGACGGGGCAGGCATTACAAGAGGGTTGGCCCAAGCTGGGGCTGCAGGTGTCTGGGTGGCACGCAACGTGGTCGGCCGTATAAAGTAA
- a CDS encoding MgtC/SapB family protein, producing the protein MYLRILISAFVGFIIGLDRETKNKPAGIKTFMYVCVSSALLTIISIYSVEKYSSETNRTMMDPMRLAAQIVAGLGFLGAGVILKDGFQVKGLTSAAMILFVGGVGIGIGAGFYGLVVFTVLTSMVMARVGNYIETNRLAKSKVVQAENGGIAEGTSMR; encoded by the coding sequence ATGTATCTCCGTATCCTTATAAGTGCTTTTGTAGGCTTTATCATTGGATTGGACAGGGAAACCAAAAATAAACCGGCCGGAATTAAAACATTTATGTATGTCTGTGTATCCAGTGCGTTATTAACAATTATCTCCATATACAGTGTGGAGAAGTACAGTTCTGAGACAAACCGGACCATGATGGACCCCATGCGTCTAGCGGCCCAAATTGTAGCCGGCCTTGGATTTTTGGGTGCGGGCGTGATTTTGAAGGACGGCTTTCAAGTGAAGGGACTAACATCAGCAGCGATGATTTTATTTGTAGGTGGAGTTGGCATTGGTATCGGTGCCGGCTTCTACGGACTCGTCGTTTTTACGGTGCTAACCTCAATGGTTATGGCCAGAGTAGGCAATTATATCGAAACCAACCGACTTGCGAAGTCAAAGGTCGTTCAGGCGGAGAATGGCGGGATAGCTGAGGGAACGTCGATGCGCTAA
- a CDS encoding glycerophosphodiester phosphodiesterase family protein → MSKIEHLENNTDIIVAAHRGLKSDYPENTLLAFQKALESEVDMLEFDLRLSKDGVVVVIHDETVDRTTNGSGQVSDYTLAELKQLDAGAWFDPVFEGLKIPTLEELCTLLNAYPEVLLNVEVKPSRHAKEVADKAVAMLEDYGYLQRCVFTSFDAAILAYFHDSYQLKTQGFPAELMTNFDSGPDGTYSKMWVVGISMKLLTPKIVKDFLDLGIKSWSYCPDVDQQVYYSLECGVALMTCNNPRPAMRIRHEIATAAQPLNKEMS, encoded by the coding sequence ATGAGCAAGATTGAACATCTTGAAAACAATACCGATATCATTGTAGCTGCACATAGAGGATTGAAATCTGATTATCCGGAAAATACGCTGCTTGCCTTTCAAAAAGCTTTAGAATCAGAAGTGGATATGCTGGAGTTCGACCTCCGGCTGTCCAAGGATGGCGTGGTCGTTGTCATACACGATGAAACAGTAGATCGCACAACGAATGGTTCCGGTCAAGTGAGTGACTACACGTTGGCTGAGCTTAAACAATTGGATGCGGGAGCCTGGTTTGATCCGGTGTTTGAGGGGCTGAAGATTCCTACCCTTGAGGAACTGTGCACACTTCTTAACGCCTATCCGGAAGTGCTTTTAAATGTAGAGGTTAAGCCAAGTCGTCATGCAAAAGAGGTTGCGGATAAAGCGGTTGCGATGCTGGAGGATTACGGCTATCTTCAACGCTGTGTATTCACTAGCTTTGATGCGGCGATCCTCGCATATTTTCACGATTCCTACCAGTTAAAGACACAAGGTTTCCCGGCAGAGCTGATGACAAATTTTGATTCCGGACCCGATGGCACCTATTCCAAGATGTGGGTGGTAGGTATTAGTATGAAGCTGTTGACGCCAAAGATCGTCAAGGACTTTCTGGATCTTGGCATTAAGTCATGGAGTTACTGCCCAGACGTTGATCAGCAGGTGTATTATTCGTTGGAATGCGGAGTAGCTCTAATGACCTGTAATAACCCGCGCCCGGCTATGCGGATTAGGCACGAGATAGCAACCGCTGCACAACCTTTAAACAAGGAGATGAGTTGA
- a CDS encoding ABC transporter substrate-binding protein: MKKALSIVLLSMTMLSTLLAACTSGQPQQTTEPKSNPQSSTTAPTTPTGAGGKTTVQFWHSLGGKNGEYTDAMIKRFNASQDKIEVVGTFQGSYDETVTKLQQAVAAKTGPDVAMLERAYVQLFADSEVLEDMNPFLKKSGLSKDDFTAGLLGHSIFNDKLVSLPLNRSTPILHINKTMLDEKGLAVPKTWDELNKVANALVIKENGETKRYGYSMPYDTWYPIAMITQAKGKFFNDANTSIGFNNGEGVKVFKFLKDMQSTGALYYPPAQDSGNIVNQMFSSGKIGMMFQSTGVIGSLTDTAKFNYVTAFLPMDQVYANPTGGANVALMSNSKNKEAAWEFIRWTMTDPQGGLQFILDSGYLPFTKKMVESQQMKDLWAKQPNRKVAYDQLQYAVDTNKHVAWTQVMQEFNKAIQAIMYDNKNIEATLDTFKKETERIIKK, from the coding sequence ATGAAGAAAGCGCTTTCGATTGTATTGTTGTCGATGACTATGCTGTCAACTCTACTTGCAGCTTGTACCAGCGGTCAGCCACAGCAAACAACTGAACCCAAGTCAAATCCCCAATCCTCGACAACTGCACCGACGACACCGACCGGCGCGGGAGGTAAAACAACTGTTCAATTCTGGCATTCCTTAGGCGGCAAAAACGGTGAATACACGGATGCCATGATCAAACGCTTTAATGCCTCTCAGGATAAAATTGAGGTGGTTGGAACCTTTCAGGGTTCTTATGATGAAACCGTTACCAAGCTTCAACAGGCTGTTGCCGCTAAAACCGGACCTGATGTAGCCATGCTTGAGCGGGCCTATGTACAACTGTTTGCAGATTCAGAGGTATTGGAAGACATGAATCCTTTTCTTAAGAAGTCAGGTTTAAGCAAGGATGACTTTACAGCCGGCCTTCTAGGGCATTCGATTTTCAATGATAAATTGGTGTCTTTGCCATTAAATCGTTCAACACCGATTTTACATATAAACAAGACGATGCTGGATGAGAAAGGACTCGCTGTACCTAAAACGTGGGATGAATTGAATAAAGTCGCAAACGCGCTGGTGATTAAAGAAAATGGAGAGACTAAGCGCTACGGATACAGCATGCCATACGATACATGGTATCCCATTGCTATGATCACTCAAGCAAAAGGCAAGTTTTTCAATGATGCCAATACCTCAATCGGATTTAACAATGGGGAAGGCGTGAAAGTTTTTAAATTCCTGAAGGATATGCAAAGCACCGGTGCCTTATATTACCCTCCAGCCCAGGATTCAGGCAATATCGTCAACCAGATGTTTTCGAGCGGCAAGATCGGTATGATGTTCCAATCCACCGGTGTCATCGGCAGTTTAACGGATACAGCAAAATTTAATTATGTTACGGCCTTCCTGCCAATGGATCAAGTGTATGCGAACCCTACGGGTGGGGCGAATGTTGCGTTAATGTCCAACTCGAAAAATAAAGAGGCCGCATGGGAATTTATTCGTTGGACCATGACTGATCCTCAAGGCGGCTTACAGTTCATTTTGGATTCTGGCTATCTTCCTTTTACTAAAAAGATGGTGGAGTCCCAACAAATGAAGGATCTTTGGGCCAAACAGCCGAATCGTAAAGTGGCTTATGATCAGCTTCAATATGCGGTCGATACGAATAAGCATGTAGCTTGGACACAGGTTATGCAGGAGTTCAACAAAGCCATCCAGGCCATTATGTATGATAACAAAAATATTGAGGCTACCCTAGATACCTTTAAGAAAGAAACAGAGCGGATTATTAAAAAGTAG